A single Macaca mulatta isolate MMU2019108-1 chromosome 15, T2T-MMU8v2.0, whole genome shotgun sequence DNA region contains:
- the LOC114675139 gene encoding uncharacterized protein LOC114675139: MAATAMLVKDSAKLTLGQPLTIITPHALEAIVQQPPDRWITNARLTHYQALLLDTDRVQFGPPVTLNPATLLPVPEDQPSPHDCRQVLAETHGTREDLKDQELPDADHTWYTDGSSYLDSGSAKRTPSSTGPNLGPLGRTVPTRTSTDQSPLPGGRLCLR, from the exons atggcagccaccgctatgctggtcaaggactctgctaaGTTAACCCTTGGGCAGCCACTAACTATTATTACCCCACATGCTCTAGAGGCCATAGTGCAGCAGCCCCCGGACCGGTGGATAACCAACGCACGCCTAACCCACTACCAGGCCCTCCTACTGGACACGGACCGCGTCCAGTTTGGCCCTCCAGTCACCCTAAACCCTGCTACGCTGCTGCCGGTACCAGAAGACCAACCAAGCCCACACGATTGTCGGCAAGTACTGGCTGAGACCCATGGAACACGGGAAGACCTTAAAGACCAAGAACTCCCAGACGCGGATCACACCTGGTACACAGACGGCAGCAGTTACCTTGACTCAG GCTcggctaaaaggactccaagcagtacaggcccaaatctgggcccccttggcagaactgtaccaaccaggacatccacagaccagtcaccccttccaggtgggagactctgtctacgttAG